The genomic window AGTTTGAGAACGAACAAGAAGACTTCTGGCGTTTAAGGGGTTGATCATTTTGCAAATTTGGCAAAAAGGTTCCGCGGTCTACGAATGGTTCGTTGTCATTTTCCTCATGCTCTTGATTGCTTGTGACCAAAGCAACATCAGGTGATGACAATGAAGCGTGTGATTTCTTGTAAATCCGGCAAAGAACCCAATCATCCAGCTGCATGAAATTAAGgaatataaaaaccataagTATTGGggcaaaataataaaacaatcaaagtaAGTGGCGATTGTGAAAACCAAAGAGATAAATAATGGTTTATTCCAGCCCTCTAATAACCGGTTTATGCCTTCCGGTTAAAATAGTTGGCGAtaccaaaaatacaaattttgaaactgaaaTCACCATAATAATAGTCTATATCTTTAGTAGTAGCAAAAACTTACTCTCATCGAATATTCTTTAGAATTCCTATCtccaaaattattattaacttCGCTACCACCGCTCCTAGAAGAGTTAATTCTTTTGGGAGATAATGAATCGGCAAGACGATATTCATGCATGATCCAATTGGTTTTAACACCTTTTGGAGGCTTTCCTCTATAAAACACAAGAGCTTTTTTTATACCAATGTTTTCATGAAACCCTTCACCATTTGGTACCGCAATCAATTTATCTGTTCCGGTTGCTTTCCAATATCCAGACGCAGCTGCTCTGTTTGGTCTTGCTCCGTTTGGATATTTCCTATCCCTCGGACTGAAAAAATACCACTCTTTCTCCCCAAATGGAGCCTTAGCTGAtgatacaaatatataaacatagtTATATCACTTATAAAAagtagaatatatatatacaaagataaaAGGGAAAATATATTGGTTAGTTACCTGGTAAATCCCATGGATCGGATTTGTAGATATCGACATCGGCGATAATCGAAAGCGGGACTGGGGAAGAGGAAACTTTCTTCCTTAGGTAATGGAGAATGAGTTCTTCATCTGTTGGATGAAATCGAAACCCTGGAGGTAAACTCGATCTTGGATCCTTGCTTATCATTGTTTAAAGGAATGATATTTTAAGTAGAAAGTTTtgatagaaaagaaagaacaacaaaGGAGAAAATATTGGTTTTGGTGAAGAGCTATGAGATAAACAAAGAAGTGAGCcaaagattgaaatttttcGTAGAGCAGGTTTTGAGGGCAATTTATGGTGTGTAGAGTTCTGTCGTTTAGTGCTTgaatgtataattttttaaagaaaattgagattgaaatatttatgaaaaatatagaatattattttctgtAAAGTAGACCGGAGGAAAAGATCCAAAATAGTGTCAAGTAGTggataaaaagtaaataaaatcaGTTAGTATTAATATCTTCAACCAAATAAAagaacctttttaaaaaacttattagAACTTTATGGAGAAACTAGCAAATATCGTCATCGAAACTCAAGCATGTTTTATGAACAGAAActtgaatatataatttatatatttcttattaatatCTTACTCAATTTTGGTCGTTTTGTGCACGTAGTCTATATATTCTCCTAATATTAAATGCATTATTTATGTCTAATTAGACTTTTTATGTAAAGGCTTCATTGTTTATAcattcaaaacaaagattgctaagtggaaaaatatatatatatatatatatatatattgctaATTACGAACGAGTTCGTAGTATCTAgactttattattttgtaaagtCTGAGACCCATGTCATATTAAATTGcaaatttgtatttgtaaataaaactcaaattggatttgtttgataaatgTATTTCTAGGGATTGAATCCGAAATTTTGAgtacaaaaaatttatatacttATGAGAAATAGTCCTCAAGcttttccaaaaaatacaATAACATAGTAAGAACCTAAGTATGAACACAAAATTTCCGtttcaatatttaataaattatttaaattgtttatatgTGTCATTGTATTGTGTGTGAATAATTGAAGAAGTTTTGTTAGAGAAGTGGACCCAAATGAGACAGCTGTGTCCTCTGGGATGACATCTGATTGGttagttttacttttgtcCTAACCATATCCACGTAAGCCCAGATGCGGCTGATGACGCAATCATCATACTATAGTCCTAGTTTATTGTATCCTTTTTCTGAGTGAAAAATTTCGAGAAAACTTGAATAGAAGAACTATAGCATAATGCATATTCgtatatataatgtaaaataAGATCATGAGACTGTAAATTCacttctgttttttgtttttgagttatttatcttcaatttttgtaaagaaattaaaattaataaaacagtACGCACAGCCTAACGTATTGTTTTGAATGCGATGCTCGCTGCTTTATCTGATTTATGAACTTTTCCAATTTTGTTAGGTTAATTGAATTTTCCCTGTTTTTCTAGCATATATAGCAATTATCATGCATAAATGGTGAAATTAGGTAGTATgtacaaaaatagaaatcaaacatatgaaagtgattttcttcttccctcaaATATAAACTAAAGGGATAAGAACAacttaaaatgataaaatccTTTACACAGTTGTTAATGTATAtgcataaacaaaaagtatacTGCATagttatacatatatcatGCTTAACAAGATATGTATCTCATCTTTGCTGTGatgtagaacaaaaaaaaatcatgaaaaataataaatcgagtcaaaaagtaaaacataaaaacaaaccgAGATCTGATTGGATTAAATGAGATAAGAACTAACCCAAAAGTTTGAATCAAAtccatatataaaaataaatgtgtaAAGGCTAAAGATCAACAATAATTTGTTGACAAAATCAAATACcaataattttgattaatgTTAGTAGTATAACTTATAAGTAATAACGTGTTTTGTCTAATGAAGCAAGTATTAAACTAATcttaatttgatatgtttcttGCTGGGAtgcaaaccaaattaaaacatttaatttgtttcttctcagaAGAGCAAACGTGGAATCATAAACACCCACATGATCTAGTTAACGTTTTCTTTAAAACGCAGTTTACTAAGTTAAATATCCTAgaattatgttatttatacatacataatTTAGATAAGTTtttctacttaaaaaaaatgacatgCCACATCGGCATTCACACACACACGCTAACCACACGCTAAGCCAAAATAcccttgattttgatttcttctcatttttataCGTGGCAGTTATTTACTTTTCCAGCTATTTATATTTCGGTAATCGTGCAGTCAATCAAAACaatagtttttgataaaaaaaaaagagagagattaaaacaataattgaaCTTTAGTTCACCCTTCACCGTATAAAAGATACTTCAAAAACAAGTTTCTtctatttagaaaaaaatatatggttGTCAATTACTCAAtctgttttttattatttaattatttacaaaaaaaaaattgttttaaaaagttgattttgtttaagtttttgtGCACTATTTATATTGCTAACgaattaaaagatttatgaaCAGTTTTTTATTGTACTGCATAtgtagttaattttttttgttaaattagtttcattagttttattaataGTCGAATAATGTGACATCAACGTTAAATATACTGATTATGAAAAAGTTCGCATAGAAGGAAACCTATGACAAAAACTGCAACTGTAAGTAAAGGATACATGTTACACGGCAAGTCTTTCAAAACATCTCGAATAAAACACTCGGCAAGAAATTGATCAAAATGTgactttttggtttggtttgtatGAAATGGAGTTTCTCATACGTAGTTATACTAAGATTGTCAAAGTTAAGAAACTCCAAAAGTCTccttcaaatattaaaatatataatcaaccAATTAAAACGTTGTAATAAACTAAGAAGCATGGAAGATTATATAGTCAACGTGCATGCAACCACACGTGTGACTTTTGATTCGTCTATGTCAACAATTTTGCACCTAGCTAGAATTATAGGTGGAGCATGTTCATTTGAAATGAATCATATCTATGCTTATAATCGTTTTCTAATAGGAAAAAGTTACTCTGTGGATAGTTTAGTttgaataacataaaaataaattataatttatatacgTTACAGCTACAATGACGAATACTAGTGTTGATTTGAAAAAGAGTTATACCAGACGAGTTATTTGAATATAGACCAGTGAATATTGTCcttgttttttaatatttcagCACATATACCTCGATCATTATGAAATATAgagaatttaatatttattcgGATGTTCAAGAAATGTTTTGAGAAGAAGTCCCTTGTCTTGGTCGAAGTTCTAAAGTCGTAagttgtaaataaaataataatgagaaATAGACAGTTGTAGAAAATTGGAAAACGCCAAAATCTAAAGAAACCtactttaaaaattataaatttataataagaCAAACCATAAAAGATAGCATATGCCAAAAGAATGAAGTAAAGTCCACACTCCTCAtaaaaagttttgagattATCCACTTGAATGTAacggttttattttattttttcgaactgaaacaaaaaatgatgataaaatgATATATGGATCATTTCATTGTATTATTCCTATATgagatttaaatatttgatttcttcaaatttggtttatttacTACGACTAGTACTGTTtatttgtaatctttttttcaatttagaCATATTGATATCTATAAGTTTCTAAACATACATATTATTGATTTACTAATATCAGTGCTCATCTTAATTgacatcattttcttcatttttcctttttacttttatattttgaggTTACTTTTTCGTTTATGGAATGAACCGAATGATGGGTACTAACTTAGTTGAATAGTGGTCTCTTTACGTAATTTAGGAATGGTATTTTGTACTTTTAGCACTTATTTCCTCCTCTTTCTTTATATTCCTCTACtttataaagataaagatatgGGTATGGATCCTtctattaagaaaatatctaacaaaattagatttttgtttatctgcTCAATAAGTGTGGTTAGATACAATGAACGCTTACTTGTTCTACTGAAATTTGAACACCCACTTGTCAAGCTTGCAACTACTCACCAATCAACATCTTATACTTTAAAGTCCTCGAAGACGAAAAACTATTCTTTTTTCCTACCCTAAGTTTTTATCATCACATGTATCAAAAATTCATTCTAACATGTTATACTTGGCAATATGTTGAAAAAATCGAACCTTCAATGTACACTAGAAGCTAATAGGCTATTCAAGGCTACTCAATCTAACGTTAGTCATTTCGCAAACTATTAATCCTATGACGTTTTATTTGTTGAATTCTGCTTGTTAGAAATAAACCAACAGTAGATTGAGTGTGAACGAAATAATCTTATATCCACATAGTCTATATAAAGCTATATCCGATGTAAGTTTACATGAACTTTCTGTTGTTGATGAGAAGTAATATTATGTATTTAAGTCAATTTGGTGACATGAGAGTAGAAATGGGTGGGCGTGTAAAAGGTCATAAATCAAAGTAGTTCAGTTTTATATGACAGGGCCGCTCATCTAACGTATAAGTTCCAAACTATAATACCTTTGACTGGTCAAACCTCATCTCTTAAGTCTATTTTGCATACACTTATCTTcgactttttcattttattttttcttttgatctaCAGATAACATCAGCAAAGAATTCAAGGGGAAACATTATGGCCTAATTTGGGTTCGAGATAGACTATACACATGGGGAAATATGTGTTTACGgaataaaatcaatcaaatcccTAATAATTGTAggtttgaaaagaaaaagaaagagaggaaagaTTCTACATGGAGAGAGTACAATCTCAAATTCTCAGtcgtcaaaagaaaaaaaaaacgcaaggaaaatattttataagaaagaaacagaggttACGTATGCGGTAAGCAGTTTagattacaagaaaaataaaattataggtATATTAAGAATTGAAACTCTTTTCTCTAGATGATTATTGTAACAAAAATTGATAGTAAGGAAGATGTTgacgataaaaaaaatttgaggTAAGGCAAAAAAAGCTTGGGGTGATTTTGGGAGAAACTAAAAGAATAAGAGGTTTAGTGCAAATACCCAAAATTGCCTTCCTCATGGTGAGGATACTGCTTCTATGGCGCTTCCTAGTGGCCACGCAGCTTCCACGGCGTAATCTCCGTATTTCACCTTCTTCACTAACGTTATTGTCTGTGATGGCTTCAATCCTgtttattttggaattaaaaTTGAGATTAAAcagatttttaatttggaaaatcaaaatacatcTTGAACAATGCAAGGTTTCAAGTAGGAAGGAGTTCTCTATCTGGTTTCTAACATATTTTCAATATGGCTTTCAATGACAATGATACATCACTACACTATCAGAATTCTAACACAATCCAGTTCCTCCTATGTGCATGTCCATCATGTATACTTACCATCATCATGGTCATCCAACGGAGAAATATATGTAAACTGAGATTTTGATTAGTGAGTTGGAAAAAAATAGGAAAGAGTAACATACCGAATCCATCGACGAGAAGAGTATATTGGTAAACAAGATCCAAGCACAAGTAAGGAAGATTATCTTCCTCCACACGTGGGAACTTCGATTTCCCTTCTTCCATTCTCATGTTACAAGCTTTGTTGGCCGCTTTCTCAAAGTCAAGTGGTCGAACCTCAGCCACAGGTTGGTTTGGGTCAACAAAACCAGCCTGTCATTATCGTTGATGTTATTGTCAGTGATGGCTCAAAGACTAGTGGGCGAGTAATGATGTTCTGTAAGTGTTTGGTGAAGTCACATAAAACGTGATGCAAATATTACCTCTGCGGCTCGATCGAAGAAAAATGATGCAACAAACATTTTCTTCTGGccaccaccgcctccaccATTCCATACTCCACCAAAAGTGCATTTCATGTGTGTACACAATGAATTATTGACTTTGAGTGCGTTAATAGCTACTCGCCGGCACTCATCTAGACTTGCACCGGATGGAGAAGCTGCAGCTTTAAACGCTTTTCCTCCATATTTGTAGGTACCTGAATCGAATCACTCGATTTAAAGGAAACAGAACGTGCATTCTAATATGTACTAGAACTTCAGAATATAGCCAACGTGTTCCACAATTCTAGCTTTTACTTACCAGCATATCCAGTCGCGATACAGGGGTTGTTAGAGTCCTcagaaactttcaaaatctCAGCCCGAGCAGCCAGTAACCCGTAATGTAGGTAGCTGCAATTAGCAAGCCGATAAGATATTGCGTTAAAGTTGAAGGATACATCAAACACAGTTTTATGTATAGCATGTAAAatagaacaaagaaaacatcTAATGAGTACAGAAGCAATGACAGATAACCAACCTATGAACATAGAGGAAATACTTTCGTCCCTTCAAATACATTTCTCTGACATAAGAATCCTCGCCTTCTACTGGTTTTGGTGCAGTTGCAGCATCTTCCTCTGGTATAGCATATGCCATTTGAACCGACCCCCCTCCAAGATCAACCACTCCAACTGTGTCCGAGTACGGCTTTCCCAAAGTCCTTAGCAAGTAATTAATTGTCACCTTAACAATGGGAAGtttgatgaaaattaaaacttgtTACTTGACTACATGTTTAAGATAAAGAGACATACAGAAATACAACAAATACAGGCACAAAAGTCTAACCATAATACAACAGATTTAAAATCCGAACTGGATTTAACATGAATCTGACTCTAATTGATGGAAAAACTACAACATACCCACTGATAAGATCCTTCCTGAGTACCATCCAGAACAGTCACTGCATTTGCCTCAGTCTTCAGCCTACTTCTACCTTTGAGGAGCTCCCTAaccttaaaacaaaattacatttaaGTTTACAAGCTAGGCAAGCAGGCGAATGTCTTTAGAAAACATATACACGAATATTACCGCTTGCAAAATGTTTTCAGAGGCTTGGTGACCCAAAGCTCTCAAACCTGCAGTTgcctgaaaaaaatataaagcaaAACAGTTAGGTCATTAACATGAAAATGAATGAACACATTAGTAGCTTTACTTGACTTTGTGTGAAAGAACTCGTTTCATACCCCAACTCTGACAGGAGTCTTTGGACGCAACTCACGGGGAACGGAAGCTTCTGCTTTGTCCAGAAGAGTTACTAAAGAGTTTGCTGATTGCCGAGGATCATTAGGATATGCACTTAAACCCGGTTTTAGCTGAAATAATATCACAATAAAAGTTCAGACAAAAAGATTTCTGCGAGCTAGAAATACCACCAAATGCAAAATAAACATTGCAGCAAAGCACAATGAACACGGGAATCTAATATCGTCCCTTTTAAGTTTATCGTTGGAAGTACATAAGTGAAGTTTTTTAACCCATTTGTGAGAAAAATCCACACAACTTCAATTTGAAGAAACTATAGAAACAGAGCCCCATGCGgttataaactaaaaatagaaacttaaCTAAGACAATTGCATCATTGGTAACAAACTTGAATACCGAATAACCGAATCAAATATTAGCTTAACATTGATCTAGCATTTGCTAACGAGAGTTCGTTCATGAGCCTGAGGCAAGGTTCCATTATCAGAAAAAACAACACTTCAGAAGAGCAAAAGAAATGCAATGAATACCTGTAAGAAGAGCTCGAGCTCATTCTCCAAAGGAACAAGATCCAAATTCTGATCGAAACAGTAAACATGCACACGGCTTCCAGAACTTCCAGCATCAAAAATCACAGCGTAATTCTTCGGACCCCTCGAATTGGAACCTCCCTCGTGGTTTTTCATCGTGTACTCGATGACAGAGACGGACGTCGACGTCCCCGGCATTAACAGAAGCACAAGAGCTATCAACACAATGGGGATCGAAATCACAAGTAGAAGACCACGATGTCGATGGACCTTGTCAGCAAGGGATTCGTGCCGTCCGATCGCTCGCTTCGCCGTCATTTTTCCTCCGTCGATAGACACAAGTCCCTGATGAGAGTCGGAAGTAGGAGAATGGTTACCGGATAATCCGGTGGCTAGTCCAGACTCCAATAGCTCAGAAGCGGAAGGTGAACGGTAACGGATCCTGTTCCCGGTGGCGGAGGACGCCGATATCTTCAAGGACTGCGAGGGATCCTTTAACGGATCCAGATCGGCGATCGATTGCAAGTTACGGCTGCTTACCGGATTGATCCTATGCTTCGATTCAAATTCTGCCACACACAGATCTGAATCGTGAAGTTTTGCGTGAACGATACGACCAAAACAAAGACGTTATGTCATAATTTAACGATTACGGAAGAGAAATGGGTAACATCCACGAAAAGCTGATTTTAGTGTAAAGTTTAGacaaaactttttaacaaaattcaataaattAAGGGCAATTTGAGCTAATGTTAATTAAATACTTGCTATAAAACCAAGCCAAACAAATCCTACCAAAATTAGGAACATACCGGAAAGAACCAAACTAAACCAGACATTGATAATCTAGACGTTACTAAACCGAAACTAGCAGAGAAGAGTGTGATAGAGGTAACagacattattttttattccttttttgttcTCCTTATTTGAGAATGGAACCATTTTCTTAATCTTAGTTGGAAACAACAGACTTCGCAGCTTGAAGCATTTCCACTATCAGTTGTCTTCACATCCCTGAAAACACACCACCACCATTTTAAGAGTTACTCAATCAGTTTAATTAGGATCACTCTTATGGCAAAGGGAATCAGTAGTTTTTAACTGTAGACCGAAACTGGGAACAAAATTGCAACACAGCAGAGTCTTGATCTATTTACAGTTTGGAGAAAATGTTGTTAGGCTTTATATACAGTTGGTGAGTCCTGGTCCAACATGTTTGGCtgatttaatttgtaaataacttcttcttttatggTCAGGCCTCAGCAAGAGTATACAGTTGGGCCTTAGCCAGGCCCAATTCCTTTTCGCAGTAACACTACCAAATGTCGAAAGATCTCGCTTGAGATTTCTTCCACCCTTGGAAAGAAATTTTGAGGCCCAATTCCCAAATTTTGTGGATGGAAATCCACAACTTTTGCCTTTGATTTGTTGTCAGAAATCAGAACCAGAATAGAGAGTGAACCGataataaaccaaactaaaccagCCATGTAATCATAAATGTTTCTAAACCGGAAGAGAGTCTGAATGATTTATGaacataaaagagaaaagttaCGTCGCACAAATCTGTAAAATAAGCGTGTGGATCTAAACAATGACAAGGAgacttttgactttttgttgttgttggtctCCTTATTTTAGAATGGAACAGCTTTGTGAATCTTTCTACAGCCCAAACCGGTGAAGAATCTGACCGGTATTCTCccaattgttttattttcctcaggctttcttttgtttcttcttctggggCCGAGGTGGCGGGAAGATAGAACGGAAAAGCAATGCAGCAGATAATGCTCCTACGAAAGAACTGATCCAGTAGACGTAGATATGGTCCCATGTGTTGTGGGAGCTGTACATGTATGCCCATCCAAACGCCTGCATTGCAAACACAAGAGAGATATTGATTAATCATCTATCTTTGAAGATACAATCATAATTCTCGGGTTTAAGAGTGTTGGAATGATGTGAATATATGGCccaaaaacataaagttgCTTCTGTAATTTATCAGGTGACTTATTCGGGGTCAATCTCTTCTTAGTATAGAACATCTGAAAGAGCAAGCAAGAAATGTATACTTACAATGGCAGGATTCATGGCTGGTCCAGTGTATTTAGATCCGGCGACAACAAATGAGATGGTTGCAAGAGCAAGCAAGAACGTCTTAGCAAGCAATCTCCGTGGACCCCTGAGGATAATTAGCAAAACCGCAAAGGTAATACCAAAACTTAAGATCGTTTCAGCAATAGCTCCAGTGTGCACATCAACCTGAAGAGAAGGACCTCCAATCATATGCTTGTATTTCTCTGGTATGAACTCCATGATCGCCAATGCACCTCCTGCAGCACCAATTGCCTGGAATAACAGATATAATATATCACATCTCCTTTCAAACATTATCCCGTCGAAATCAAGAAACAGTGGCAAAAAAGGGATCATGAAGACTATTCCTACCAAAGGCAATAAAGTCATCTGGCTTGATTCAACTCTCAAAAAGAGTACAAATTACTCCTTGCTAAATCAGGTTACCAAATTTAACAGTCTTTCTATCTATTTATGTTATTGTAGTACACAGAAACACATGGACACGCAAGAAACTCTAGAAAAGGctaaagaaaacacaaagacaTATCGACGAGAAAGATAAGGTTTCGTTTTCCTACTTTAAATTAAGTGGGAAACACatacatcaacaaaaaaacaaacatcaaaaacaaaagagaatctGATTCTGTGTGTTCTTCTTTCCAAGAAATATCAAACCTGAGTATAACTATACTAAACAGATCAAAGGTGAGAATATACGAAAAACAGAAGATCAGACTCATATGTACCAAAAAAGTCGAATTCTACTCAACTAATCTAAAATGGGGCATACAAGTGGGGACAAATCACGGGAAAAGCATATACTACATAGCTTTGGATTCAATGATTCATGCAAAACTAGATTCTAATTCGCAGACAAAACTAGATTCTAATTCGCAGACAAACACAAGCCTATAcccatttgaaagaaactaTCACAGATCACAAATATTGATAGAAACCA from Arabidopsis thaliana chromosome 3, partial sequence includes these protein-coding regions:
- the NAC047 gene encoding NAC domain containing protein 47 (NAC domain containing protein 47 (NAC047); FUNCTIONS IN: sequence-specific DNA binding transcription factor activity; INVOLVED IN: multicellular organismal development, regulation of transcription; LOCATED IN: cellular_component unknown; EXPRESSED IN: 16 plant structures; EXPRESSED DURING: 7 growth stages; CONTAINS InterPro DOMAIN/s: No apical meristem (NAM) protein (InterPro:IPR003441); BEST Arabidopsis thaliana protein match is: NAC-like, activated by AP3/PI (TAIR:AT1G69490.1); Has 30201 Blast hits to 17322 proteins in 780 species: Archae - 12; Bacteria - 1396; Metazoa - 17338; Fungi - 3422; Plants - 5037; Viruses - 0; Other Eukaryotes - 2996 (source: NCBI BLink).) — translated: MISKDPRSSLPPGFRFHPTDEELILHYLRKKVSSSPVPLSIIADVDIYKSDPWDLPAKAPFGEKEWYFFSPRDRKYPNGARPNRAAASGYWKATGTDKLIAVPNGEGFHENIGIKKALVFYRGKPPKGVKTNWIMHEYRLADSLSPKRINSSRSGGSELDDWVLCRIYKKSHASLSSPDVALVTSNQEHEENDNEPFVDRGTFLPNLQNDQPLKRQKSSCSFSNLLDATDLTFLANFLNETPENRSESDFSFMIGNFSNPDIYGNHYLDQKLPQLSSPTSETSGIGSKRERVDFAEETINASKKMMNTYSYNNSIDQMDHSMMQQPSFLNQELMMSSHLQYQG
- the APY1 gene encoding apyrase 1 (apyrase 1 (APY1); CONTAINS InterPro DOMAIN/s: Nucleoside phosphatase GDA1/CD39 (InterPro:IPR000407); BEST Arabidopsis thaliana protein match is: apyrase 2 (TAIR:AT5G18280.1); Has 1435 Blast hits to 1431 proteins in 229 species: Archae - 0; Bacteria - 35; Metazoa - 605; Fungi - 313; Plants - 348; Viruses - 0; Other Eukaryotes - 134 (source: NCBI BLink).); the encoded protein is MTAKRAIGRHESLADKVHRHRGLLLVISIPIVLIALVLLLMPGTSTSVSVIEYTMKNHEGGSNSRGPKNYAVIFDAGSSGSRVHVYCFDQNLDLVPLENELELFLQLKPGLSAYPNDPRQSANSLVTLLDKAEASVPRELRPKTPVRVGATAGLRALGHQASENILQAVRELLKGRSRLKTEANAVTVLDGTQEGSYQWVTINYLLRTLGKPYSDTVGVVDLGGGSVQMAYAIPEEDAATAPKPVEGEDSYVREMYLKGRKYFLYVHSYLHYGLLAARAEILKVSEDSNNPCIATGYAGTYKYGGKAFKAAASPSGASLDECRRVAINALKVNNSLCTHMKCTFGGVWNGGGGGGQKKMFVASFFFDRAAEAGFVDPNQPVAEVRPLDFEKAANKACNMRMEEGKSKFPRVEEDNLPYLCLDLVYQYTLLVDGFGLKPSQTITLVKKVKYGDYAVEAAWPLGSAIEAVSSP
- the NAC047 gene encoding NAC domain containing protein 47 (NAC domain containing protein 47 (NAC047); FUNCTIONS IN: sequence-specific DNA binding transcription factor activity; INVOLVED IN: multicellular organismal development, regulation of transcription; LOCATED IN: cellular_component unknown; EXPRESSED IN: 16 plant structures; EXPRESSED DURING: 7 growth stages; CONTAINS InterPro DOMAIN/s: No apical meristem (NAM) protein (InterPro:IPR003441); BEST Arabidopsis thaliana protein match is: NAC-like, activated by AP3/PI (TAIR:AT1G69490.1); Has 3042 Blast hits to 3035 proteins in 75 species: Archae - 0; Bacteria - 0; Metazoa - 0; Fungi - 0; Plants - 3042; Viruses - 0; Other Eukaryotes - 0 (source: NCBI BLink).) gives rise to the protein MISKDPRSSLPPGFRFHPTDEELILHYLRKKVSSSPVPLSIIADVDIYKSDPWDLPAKAPFGEKEWYFFSPRDRKYPNGARPNRAAASGYWKATGTDKLIAVPNGEGFHENIGIKKALVFYRGKPPKGVKTNWIMHEYRLADSLSPKRINSSRSGGSEVNNNFGDRNSKEYSMRLDDWVLCRIYKKSHASLSSPDVALVTSNQEHEENDNEPFVDRGTFLPNLQNDQPLKRQKSSCSFSNLLDATDLTFLANFLNETPENRSESDFSFMIGNFSNPDIYGNHYLDQKLPQLSSPTSETSGIGSKRERVDFAEETINASKKMMNTYSYNNSIDQMDHSMMQQPSFLNQELMMSSHLQYQG
- the SIP1A gene encoding small and basic intrinsic protein 1A (small and basic intrinsic protein 1A (SIP1A); FUNCTIONS IN: water channel activity; INVOLVED IN: transport; LOCATED IN: endoplasmic reticulum, membrane; EXPRESSED IN: 29 plant structures; EXPRESSED DURING: 15 growth stages; CONTAINS InterPro DOMAIN/s: Major intrinsic protein (InterPro:IPR000425); BEST Arabidopsis thaliana protein match is: Aquaporin-like superfamily protein (TAIR:AT5G18290.2); Has 2436 Blast hits to 2434 proteins in 334 species: Archae - 16; Bacteria - 100; Metazoa - 613; Fungi - 43; Plants - 1566; Viruses - 0; Other Eukaryotes - 98 (source: NCBI BLink).); translated protein: MMGVLKSAIGDMLMTFSWVVLSATFGIQTAAIISAGDFQAITWAPLVILTSLIFVYVSIFTVIFGSASFNPTGSAAFYVAGVPGDTLFSLAIRLPAQAIGAAGGALAIMEFIPEKYKHMIGGPSLQVDVHTGAIAETILSFGITFAVLLIILRGPRRLLAKTFLLALATISFVVAGSKYTGPAMNPAIAFGWAYMYSSHNTWDHIYVYWISSFVGALSAALLFRSIFPPPRPQKKKQKKA